The genomic stretch TGGCATCAATTTGTAGCCTTGTTAGATCTGAGTTTGTCTAGATGTATTCATGCTGGTGTCcctaaactttatattttatcatatttacttAGAAATACAGTTTCAAGTTTTAATATTGcgaaatcattttaaatttttctatgttGAAGTGATTTCAAAAATCACTAACTGAAATTCTCCCTGTTCAAGAAAACGTGGTTTAATTAtcaattgaatgtttaaattataaattagcaaTTCACCactattaattttacatttccaTGGTATTACAAATATTCAAGTTCACAATTTCAAGTACACATCAAGCACACATcaaatttcaagtaatatttataacatggCAAGACGTATGACACATCAACCATCAACTTCGGACAGACTGATAGCAGTGATTGGTGACGAAGACACTTGTGTCGGATTCTTGCTCGCAGGAGTAGGAGAAATCAGAGACAAAAAAGCTAACTTCTTGATTGTCTATAAAGACACAAAAAAGAGTGAAATAGAGGATGCCTTTAGAGATTTCACCAAACGGGGCAGCATTGAAGTTATTCTGATAACGTTAACGGCTGCGGACAAGATACGTGATGTACTCAACGCCTACAAACAGACTCTCCCCGCAGTGTTAGAGATACCCTCCAAAGACCATCCGTACGATATAACGAAAGATCCTATCGTGAAAAGAGCACGCGACGGAATGTTCAACGCGACAGAAGATATACCAGATATCACCTAGCTCTGTTCTACTCTATGTTTGTGGTGAAATAAAGGTTGGCTCAGAGAAAGCAACATTTCTTAGTACTCAGTAGTTTGTATGCACCAAATATCACACTGATGAACCAACACCCATCCAAGTAtacatacagaaaaaaacatgAAGGTAAATATGAAAGAAAGATAAGAGTATAGTGAATGAAAGCTATCAACACGATAACAAACTACTTTATTTCTAACTGATTAAAACCCATTATTATTttcccagcagggatcacttctggttggttcataccttccagttgaacccacactgggcacagcaaaaaccgatgtgtcacttaaatctggacaaccttattgATGTCCAGGAGCatcacatcactaaccacaaatgttgaaattctggggttcaagggtaattagataggtctagtctactgcaagAAATGACTGTTGGGGTTCGTTCCTTAGGTGTCAAagattcttgctagcctagacacaagggtccaccccctgcctgctttgactgtagaggctggttcagagctggcttccccttcttctgaGGAGACATGATTTTGAgaatgccctaaattcttcctcatggatcttgagaggtaattcgataggtctagtctactgcaagAAATGACTGTTGGGGTTCGTTCCTTAGGTGTCAAagattcttgctagcctagacataagggtccaccccctgcctgctttgactgtagaagttggttcagagctggcttccccttcttccgaggagacatgATTTGAgaatgccctaaattcttcctcatggatcttgataggaggcggcttttacccccaaccttacccatccaaaatatcctgtcactccagaagcagcacaaaggtccttataggactaagtacaatttctaagcttcttgtccttagtagagaacaaaaaaaaactgatttaaattaaacttggTACAGAGTGCCTTAGTACACATTCTTGGATGTGCGTTAGCCAGTATCaattaataaaacgtttcaagatgatAATCATTCCAATTGTGCTATTTTACAACTAGACCAAACAACTTCAGTGTGTCACACAAAACCTCTTCTCTCATTCAAGGTTTTCCCGATCGAAAATTTCCGATTCCCTAGTCCATTTTCAAGTCAAACAAAcaactgtaatattgtatttaaccCCTGAGCTGAGTGGAAAGATGAAGGTTTATTGCCACCAgctgtatttgcaagaaatgccaaGAAGCTGAATAACTTCGCTACCGTCATGTGCGAAATTCGGTAACGATTCAACGATACCGCTCCTTAGTTATCTCTGTGTCTTTTAATGTGTCTACGTAACATTGtatatacctaataactttcctttatGTGATGTTTGTGAAAATAAAGAGAATAAACAATTAACAACACAGCgctaataatataaatgatagCTTATAAGATAAACTTCCAAAATATATtctgttaaaacaaattatggatACATAATTATTGAGATTCtatttatgtacaacacaaagtacaacgtatgaaaataaaataaaaattagcgaTTTTTAGCAGACACACTGGCGttgacaattaaaatattgtttataaataaagttattttgtgactgtgtgtttttaaatagtttttatacacaaagaactacaaaaCAAGCGTTTTAGCTGCCAATCAGTTATCCACGAATAGACGCAGTAGACTTGTGGCGATGCGCCAAAATAAATATAGAgactactaattttaaaaaatattatttgttaaacagcgataatttgttattttggttaACCACCTACATCTTTACATACTtgtagtaaaaaatgtgttaccAATCGGTAATTTCGGTACTGCTGCCGATCAGCTGTCATCCGCGAATTAACTTATTTAGATTCGAGATTCGGTTTCCACACACTGTGAAATCGTAAGTTTCCAAGCGTATtttaagcacttctgttggtATCGATATCGAGTGGAAAGAGCCGCGGTATCGAGTATCGAATATCGGAATCGATCTATCTCTAGTAAAAGTTCCagggaaattataaaaattcacgcACGTTCTTCGGGAGCCCGAAATTCATGCACAATTTACGTTTTTACAGATGACCATCGTTGGTAGCAGCCCTGGTTGCAGTCCCCCAAAAGTATCGTAGTTCTGAATAAATTACCACTGCCGGCCAACAAATGAAGAATGCTTTAGAAAATAGACGCTAGTATAGAAGAGTACCTTACATAGTTGCCCAAAGAGCACAACTAATGTTATCAATTACTGgctctgaaatattttgtttgcccTTCAAGATAATACAAGAATAGATTCATCCCCATTACCACAACAcaactacaaaataaacaaagacaGGAAAGGCCGTGTTTCAAGTCATAACATGTTCGTTAGATTAGTCATGGACTACGACACAATAAGTCTCGGGGATATTGTTCAGATGATCGGAGAACTGGCGGGATTTCTACCGTCTATCGTTCACGCCACTGTGACGACGATAACTGACATGCGTGGTAGATTCTGCAAGTGTGCGTCCGCAGACTGCGTGGTATAGATTCTGCAGGTGTGCGTCCGCAGACTGCGTGGTATAGATTCTGCAGGTGTGCGTCCGCAGACTGCGTGGTATAGATTCTGCAGGTGTGCGTCCGCAGACTGCGTGGTAGATTCTGCAGGTGTGCGTCCGCAGACTGCGTGGTATAGATTCTGCAGGTGTGCGTCCGCAGACTGCGTGGTAGATTCTGCAGGTGTGCGTCCGCAGACTGCGTGGTAGATTCTGCAGGTGTGCGTCCGCAGACTACGTGGTATAGATTCTGCAGGTGTGCGTCCGCAGACTGCGTGGTAGATTCTGCAGGTGTGCGTCCGCAGACTGCGTGGTATAGATTCTGCAGGTGTGCGTCCGCAGACTGCGTGGTAGATTCTGCAGGTGTGCGTCCGCAGACTGCGTGGTAGATTCTGCAGGTGTGCGTCCGCAGACTGCGTGGTAGATTCTGCAGGTGTGCGTCCGCAGACTGCGTGGTAGATTCTGCAGGTGTGCGTCCGCAGACTGCGTGGTAGATTCTGCAGGTGTGCGTCCGCAGACTGCGTGGTATAGATTCTGCAGGTGTGCGTCCGCAGACTGCGTGGTAGATTCTGCAGGTGTGCGTCCGCAGACTGCGTGGTAGATTCTGCAGGTGTGCGTCCGCAAACTGCGTGGTAGATTCTGCAGGTGTGCGTCCGCAGACTGCGTGGAGCACGTCCGCAGACTGCGTGGTAGATTCTGCAGTTGTCCATCAGCTGACTGGTGACAATATTAAGCTGCGTTTAGACTGGCAGGTAAAGTGGCGAGAAACTTTGTGCAACTAACTACTGTTGCATAATGTGGCCAAGATAAGCAATTTACTGGCGAGAACTGTCGCGAGTACTTGCTGCAGGTGTATCGCAGGTTGTTGCGGGAGTAAATACGGAGTCTGTTCACATACGGACGTCATGTCTggaatgtttataattgaaattttaatagccgaCACCGCTCTCAGTTCTTGCATGCagacaactgtccgacactggttgCAGCAGCGCTCGCGAGATTTCTTGCGCCAGTAGACTTAACGGTTATTACCGTCGGACACAAAACCTGCGCAACTTTTTGCCAGTGTAATCGCAGCAACTCTAGTCGAGGTTTGGATGTGACCGTGATATTATAGCATAACACCACTTTCCTTGTTTTAACTTAAGTAATCTGACGTCAAGTCGGAACGTGTTGGTGAGGAAGAATCGTCCGTAGACAAGCCGAGGCCTCGGTCTCATTACGAGCGTTATAGCACCGATCTCAAGttcaatgtttatattgtacacgAGAATGATCGACACTGGCCACGACATACATGAGAAGGCAATGCGGTACCAcaagtgatgggagaatcgaatacttaaaagaatCGGATACGGTGTATTCAAAAGCACCtttgtattcgaatactttatcTGCGTTGAGTATTTCTAACatacaagtctagacttgtcttacTTCCTTCCCGTAACCcattgtttattggttatttaggATTGTCCTGCCAAAAGGTGGGAAAATCCATCTTTGCCTTTTTGTGCCTCCTACAAACATGTCATACACCCATGATTTTTGAACTTCAGAAAAAATGTGATTTGTTTATTACTCGCTACTTCAGTCCCAAGATTCTTTTCTACTGCAGGTTTTGTCACCAATGATCGTAGAAATAGATTGAACCCAAAAACCTCAAccatatcaattatattttttgtacaaaacaacatgaaataaacattaatttttgtctttattgtttaaaaatgtatttattaattttattgaatatttgtacaattaattttacattggtcaagtttaaaaattgtaattacttatttatatatatatatatatatatatatatatatatatatatataaaccctcCAAcgaataattgtatatgaatacgaatacagctcttgaatatttcatttgaatactatttgtccAAACGAATGAATACCTTAGGTCTGAATTCGATTCTTCCAGAGACATtgtattgatttcaaatttattcGAATTCTTTTTGAGGTAATAAGTATGTGAATACccgggctgtattcgaatactattcgattctcccatcactaggaATCGCACGGTGCCGCTGGTCCGCCGCCAATTTCAGACATTTTTCTCCTGCTGCACAGCCCCCAGCTCTGTCTGTACTGCTGTGCATCGTGTCGTAACAAATGTCCCCTTCTCGGCTTTACTTGTTGTTGCAGACTCACCATTTTCTTCAAAAGGTGTCTTATCATGTATGGTAAAAACCCAACAGACCACTCTGGTGTACTCAAAACCaccaaacaaattataatattcacCGAACCGAATTCTAGGCCTGTTCGGGCCAAGAGttaacactgtacattttatgTCTGCGCCATCTTATCTAACAAACGCCTTTCAAAATGCAATTTCCCCTAAAGATTAGTAGTTGGACAACTTCGTTCGGAGGACCATTTCGGTGACTGAATGAAACTCACGCAGAAAACACCGTCTGTACCGCAGTCACTCACTACCGCTCGTGCAGTGGCCGAAGCCCGAGACGATCGGTGGCCGAGTTGTCCAATGGAGTGTCACATGTTTGAAGGCTGACTGCGACACAGCGGCAGAACACTAACGACGATAAACCAACACTACTGGAGACGGGAATTGTCGTTATTTAGCGGCAACGCGTTGCGGCGTTTATCTGCCAGCCGACAACAGGTTGCGGCAACGTTTTATTTCAGTAACCGTTGCTGATTTAAAATTTGCGGAACGATCATCTGTCTATCCATTGCGTAACGTTTTTTGAATAACATTCTCCAATGGCTGTTGCTTAATAGaacattattgaaatacaataaattacgaaaacatggaattttttactataataacgtATTTAAACTCTACCGTTAAATCTGCTTAGTCTCATTACTACTATAATGtattttgagattattaaaactataatttggtATGGGTAAGaacaaactttcaaaattaatctcacattattcataaaattctttataattataacaatttatttaaaaaattatatttttaacacctttTTGGGAGTCTTCCGCTTCAGACTGTTTCCAGGTCAAGCCTACCGTTGCCGGCAATGAAACGAACAACTCATTGTTCGCTGTCATTACGGGTGTCAAATTAACAGGGAGTTTCTCGCAACACGTTGCGGGGACAACTGTGTCCGCGCAGCAACACTGTTGTTGATCCTGTTACATTAGATAACGCCCATCTCTACCCACTAGAGGTGTGCCATACCGTTCCGACCGGAACGTTCCAGGCTCGTAGCTAGTTTCGCAAGATAGTTCCAGTTCCATACGTTCCGTTCTGACAGTGCTTGtctacttatttaagtttcttacattatgtgagtttttattttttcggaaatatttattattgtgttgttGTTTGAATgaaattgtttagtttactttgatCACCTAAATCGGCCTAAATCTTGGCCTCATTTTCTGGCCTCACCAGCCTTGTGGTGGGACCAAAAATGCGATGGAAACCTTGTCATACACTATATGGTATGAATTTTaagtcaaatttataaatatcttcaaAGTGCTATATGTTATTACAAAAGATTACAACCAATAAATCATGATTTTATTTAggtagttaatatttaatttctggtCTCAcggaggggggggggttgtacATTAATGACACGGTTAAGATTCGGTTTTAGCAAGAtcataatacaattataacaGTAATATAACTTAACAACAAATGATAcagttatgttttaattaaattaaatgaactaaatgtaatttatagtataatatgaCAATCTGacgttatatttataataataatttcaaaataatacaagttcTACAATACACGGGACTCGTGGAGAGGGGGTGATAATACACGGGAGATACAATGCTAATGATACTCTAATTTATCTACTgagtataatgttttttaaactaaaatctgttttgatttagtttgaatttagtttgaattttaatgcaGCAGATTTATGGCATATATAttcagaaagtttaatcaaaaatCACATTTCAGATTGCgagagaacatttaaaaaatccatttattctgtaataattatgaaatttggaATCATGAATACCTATTTTCTTGAcgagttttttcttaaaactcataaatataaCTGCTGTTGAAAAGCTTTTTAATACTTATGCAGATGcttcaatttgtaaacaaacacaatcTGCTTTCAAGAGCAGACAccaatttgggttcagaaagggcaaaaaaatatacacaattattaCTACCTTCCACAGGCTTACCCAAATGttggataaaattatttaattggtttCAGACatagaaatagattttaaaattctttctctGTAGATGTAATGCCACAATTTCCCGGAATGTTTTTAGAAGTACAGTACTgcatttttagattttagtttattttaaaacaaataagttacagtacttttaaataggttttttactacaattttgaTAATTATGTTTACAATGGACCTATGAATCTAGTATTTCTTGCTAAACGGGTGTGACAGGATAGTTGATGGCCATCACGACAGTGTGACACAAAACTTTCACTAACCAGTTTACCGACAACATCAGGGACAATGAATCAAAGTTAGACCCAAGAATGAGGCACTAAGAGCCTGGGACAAGTGGGCAGTAACAACTTGCCTGCCCACATCTCACCACCCACTCAGCCACTGCGCCGCGCAGCGCCGCACTTGGCGGTTATATGATTACAGCCGACGCTCCCCGCTCACTCTCACTCGATATCTCGTCATTGTTGAGACCATTTCCTCAAACAAACAATTACAACAAGTCTAGAGAAAGAACTACTGCAGGTAACTGACAGGTTTCCAAGCCAGAACAGTCTGGCTGTCATTCATTGGCTGTTACTAACATTTCCTGTCTCTTCTGCTACTattgataaaactaaatataattagttttagtgTATTTTATGATACCATCGTGAGTTCTGTGACTTCCAGCTtcttattaatacaatttatttaatttctttcctTTAATAGACTAGTATAATAATGTtccaaaaaattgaatttttgattTCAGAAGAAGTGTTTATTTTGGAACcaccaaaataaacaaatagttttgcAAATGCACGGCTGTAAATTCTTTTGAGTGtgtaatttgtaaattacaaatattacttgtaaatttctaatcgatttttaaattttaaattttgttgtaatttttattcaaaaaggacattttagtaaaagaaatgattttcttaaaaaaataaatattttaattatattaattactaaataaatataaagcccAAAGGTGTCTAAATAAATAGCTCAAACTAAACATCTCTTaactttttgataaataattgtaaGATGAAATTTTTGCTTTAGGTAAAATACGATGGAAACCTTGACAAACACTATATTATGGTATGAATTTTATTGAATTCTAAGTCTAACTTATAAATACGAgttataacattattacaaaaaattccacccaataaaacatgattttatttaaatagttaatttttaatttttactttgataaatacttatttatttacccaatacataattaaaaactgtatttcaaatccccatgaaaattttattaaaaagaggtttattttatattcatactaCAAACAGTACGTTAAAGTTGGTAAAAATAGGGTCTCTTTTGAAATTAGTATTACTATAAAGAGAAAAGTACAACACAATAAACAAGCATTATaggtttaagtaataaaaatactgaattatGGACTGAAATTATCACTTACAAGAAAAGTACACTTTCTCCTCTGTCTAGTGATACAAGAGAGAGACCTAAGCAAGAACGGTAACAGCTAAGTATGGGTACTGCACCCACGGGTACAGTACCACAGCACACACGGGTACAGTACTGCATCACCCACGGGTACAGTACCGCAGCACACACGGATACAATACTGCAGCACACACACGGGTACAGTACTGCATCACCCACAGGTACAGTACTGCAGCACACATGGGTACAGTACCGCAGCACACACGGGTACAGTACTGCAGAACACACGGGTACATTACTGCAGCACACACAGGTACAGCACTGCAGCACCCACACACAAACAAATCAGCTCCGTACAGTACGACAATTATTACTTTGCACCAAACCTGTTCATCAGGATTACAGTCAGAGAAACAGAGGTTATCCATAGCAAAACAGTTTC from Homalodisca vitripennis isolate AUS2020 chromosome 2, UT_GWSS_2.1, whole genome shotgun sequence encodes the following:
- the LOC124355369 gene encoding V-type proton ATPase subunit F-like; this translates as MARRMTHQPSTSDRLIAVIGDEDTCVGFLLAGVGEIRDKKANFLIVYKDTKKSEIEDAFRDFTKRGSIEVILITLTAADKIRDVLNAYKQTLPAVLEIPSKDHPYDITKDPIVKRARDGMFNATEDIPDIT